A stretch of the bacterium genome encodes the following:
- a CDS encoding right-handed parallel beta-helix repeat-containing protein: protein MHTHRVIPHRLAALAFATAIIIFALAATDAVATTRYVAPWGSDLNPGTALLPMARVQTAINASSDGDTVLLADGTYSGTGNRDIDLHGKAIRVASSSGQPQSCIIDCTHDGVTLHYGFIFSGFYSAPAELSGLTVMGARTSGDTAGALMMPDGASEAATGAAPVLDHVRVEANTGNGFYVGYARRMFTATDCSFSANSGSGGVSRSVHAIGGHSFVRCQFVGNGVSGYRSGAYCSFPTQNLYVDCEFSGNVQDGYLCTNTLWQSENFSNCTFADNGGHGASVKYAVTYTGCTFADNVGWGLRFDIMAGDPGGVTVGTSAFERNDAGGIGCFSATTLFGNINVTDSTILDNGGAGFTGLVTRTAGSVSGCVIANNGGPGLELRPLVPPTYPSPVTGNFVVTRNTIDGNTGAGLSLRFESGHDPATDVMGVSVSRTIISGHVTAASIAGMVPGALSVECTDVWGNTGGDWVGALAPFAGLDGNLSADPIYCGSAIPEDPWSISAASPCTGDDDPACGPIGARGVGCGTYIDWCNLAGPPVVYAAAAGVAGPLTGYVQIIGVTSLAGATPGLLAQAGWGPSGSDPAAGGWLWAPATYYRDVHGLDVFRGWFTVGASGTYACAFRYGFAGGPWVYGDLDGSDNGYQAAQAGQLVVGTASGTPDVQPAQLRLHAAQPNPFNPSTTLRFDLPTAGFARLAVYDLAGRLVRTLVSGPMEATAHTVTWDGRDDSGRPVSAGAYAVRLEADGQVRSQLLALVK, encoded by the coding sequence ATGCATACTCATCGGGTCATTCCTCACCGTTTGGCCGCGCTCGCGTTCGCGACCGCGATCATCATCTTCGCCCTCGCCGCCACCGATGCCGTCGCCACAACCCGGTACGTGGCCCCGTGGGGCAGTGACCTCAACCCCGGCACGGCGCTGTTGCCGATGGCCAGGGTGCAGACGGCGATCAACGCTTCGAGCGACGGCGACACGGTGCTGCTGGCGGACGGCACCTACTCCGGCACCGGCAATCGCGACATCGACCTTCACGGCAAGGCCATCCGTGTGGCGTCGAGTTCGGGACAGCCGCAATCGTGCATCATCGACTGCACCCACGACGGCGTGACGCTGCACTACGGGTTCATCTTCAGCGGCTTCTATAGCGCGCCGGCCGAGTTGTCCGGCCTGACGGTGATGGGCGCCCGGACGAGCGGTGACACCGCCGGCGCGCTGATGATGCCGGACGGCGCTTCCGAGGCGGCGACCGGCGCGGCGCCGGTGCTGGACCACGTGCGTGTCGAAGCCAACACCGGCAACGGCTTCTATGTGGGCTATGCGCGCCGCATGTTCACGGCGACCGACTGTTCGTTCTCCGCCAACTCCGGCAGCGGTGGCGTTTCACGGTCGGTGCACGCCATCGGCGGCCACAGCTTCGTGCGGTGCCAGTTCGTCGGCAACGGCGTGTCGGGGTACCGGTCGGGAGCCTACTGCTCCTTCCCGACGCAGAATCTCTACGTGGACTGCGAGTTCAGCGGGAACGTCCAGGACGGCTATCTCTGCACGAACACGCTGTGGCAGAGCGAGAACTTCAGCAACTGCACGTTCGCGGACAACGGCGGCCATGGCGCCAGCGTCAAGTACGCGGTGACCTACACCGGCTGCACGTTTGCCGACAACGTCGGCTGGGGCCTGCGGTTCGACATCATGGCCGGTGATCCAGGCGGCGTCACGGTCGGCACCAGCGCCTTCGAGCGGAACGACGCGGGCGGCATCGGCTGTTTCAGCGCCACGACGCTGTTCGGCAACATCAACGTGACGGACTCGACGATCTTGGACAACGGCGGCGCCGGCTTCACGGGTCTGGTCACGCGCACGGCCGGGAGCGTCAGCGGCTGTGTCATCGCGAACAACGGCGGGCCCGGGCTCGAACTCAGGCCGCTCGTCCCGCCCACCTACCCGAGCCCCGTCACCGGCAACTTCGTCGTGACGCGGAACACCATCGACGGCAACACGGGCGCGGGCCTCAGCCTCCGCTTCGAGAGCGGCCACGACCCGGCCACCGATGTCATGGGTGTGTCCGTGTCGCGCACCATCATCAGCGGGCATGTCACGGCGGCCTCCATCGCCGGCATGGTGCCCGGCGCGCTCAGCGTGGAATGTACCGACGTGTGGGGCAACACGGGCGGCGACTGGGTCGGGGCGCTGGCGCCGTTTGCCGGCCTGGACGGCAACCTGAGCGCCGACCCGATCTACTGCGGCAGCGCGATCCCCGAGGACCCGTGGTCGATCAGCGCCGCGTCGCCGTGCACGGGCGACGACGATCCGGCCTGCGGCCCGATCGGCGCGCGCGGCGTCGGCTGCGGAACCTACATCGACTGGTGCAACCTGGCCGGGCCGCCCGTCGTGTACGCGGCGGCCGCGGGTGTGGCCGGGCCGTTGACGGGATACGTCCAGATCATCGGCGTCACGTCGCTCGCCGGCGCCACGCCCGGGTTGCTGGCCCAGGCAGGCTGGGGGCCGAGCGGCTCCGATCCTGCCGCCGGCGGCTGGCTCTGGGCACCTGCGACCTACTACCGGGATGTCCACGGCCTCGATGTCTTCCGCGGGTGGTTCACGGTGGGCGCTTCCGGAACGTATGCCTGTGCATTCCGCTACGGATTCGCCGGCGGACCCTGGGTGTACGGCGATCTCGACGGGAGCGACAACGGCTACCAGGCGGCCCAGGCCGGCCAACTCGTGGTGGGCACAGCTTCGGGCACGCCCGATGTCCAGCCCGCGCAGCTGCGCCTGCACGCGGCGCAGCCGAACCCGTTCAATCCCTCGACCACCCTGCGCTTCGACCTGCCGACCGCCGGCTTCGCGCGGCTTGCGGTGTACGACCTGGCAGGACGGCTGGTGCGCACGCTGGTCAGCGGGCCGATGGAGGCGACAGCGCACACCGTCACCTGGGACGGCCGCGACGACAGCGGCCGGCCCGTGAGCGCGGGCGCCTATGCCGTGCGGCTGGAGGCCGACGGGCAGGTGCGCTCGCAGCTGCTGGCGCTTGTGAAGTAG
- a CDS encoding DUF2779 domain-containing protein → MGTANPVISKSKFLSGLQCPLLLWTQYNDRDVIPAPPPSMQYVFDMGHTVGDLAKLLFPGGVEVPAGAGPGDRPDIEATVAVTRAMLQERRPVFEASFLCDEPAGRRYVRADVLTPAAGGGQAWDLIEVKSSTRVKEINLWDVAFQAGTIEGAGVKLDRLYLMHIDTSYVRQGPVEPERLFARDDVTDEVRALMPEVSPLFARFAATIGGERPQVPIGPHCRDPFHCAMLPVCWGNLPDNNVTTMVRAGRKAFGWLDRGWQGVGDVPDRELSGLQLVQKAAVTAGAPHVDRAAVQQLLAQLEYPLWHLDFESLNPAVPLFDGTRPFEQVPFQFSLHVQEAPGEPSSRHVEFLSDTQDDPRPALLEALRAIGPRGTVLAFNATFEQQVLASLGRAYPAHTAMAADLGARLRDLADPFRTFAVYHPAQHGSYSLKSVLPAWTGSGYEDLVIADGQSAGRSWLRAVYATDLAPGEREAILGALRAYCGRDTGAMVELLEVLRRLA, encoded by the coding sequence ATGGGCACGGCCAACCCCGTCATCTCCAAGTCGAAGTTCCTCTCCGGCCTGCAATGCCCCCTGCTGCTGTGGACCCAGTACAACGACCGCGACGTGATCCCGGCGCCGCCGCCGTCGATGCAGTACGTGTTCGACATGGGCCACACCGTGGGCGACCTGGCCAAGCTGCTGTTCCCGGGCGGCGTCGAGGTGCCGGCGGGCGCGGGCCCGGGCGACCGTCCCGACATCGAGGCGACGGTGGCCGTGACACGGGCGATGCTGCAGGAGCGGCGCCCCGTGTTCGAGGCCAGCTTCCTGTGCGACGAACCGGCGGGAAGGCGCTATGTGCGGGCCGACGTGCTGACGCCCGCGGCGGGCGGCGGCCAGGCGTGGGACCTGATCGAGGTGAAGTCGTCGACGCGGGTCAAGGAAATCAACCTGTGGGACGTGGCGTTCCAGGCCGGCACCATCGAGGGTGCGGGCGTGAAGCTGGACCGCCTGTACCTCATGCACATCGACACGAGCTACGTGCGCCAGGGGCCGGTGGAGCCGGAGCGTCTGTTCGCACGCGATGACGTGACCGACGAGGTGCGCGCGCTGATGCCCGAGGTGTCGCCGCTGTTCGCGCGGTTCGCCGCGACGATCGGCGGGGAGCGGCCGCAGGTGCCCATCGGCCCGCACTGTCGCGACCCGTTCCACTGCGCGATGCTGCCTGTGTGCTGGGGCAACCTGCCGGACAACAACGTCACCACCATGGTGAGGGCCGGCCGCAAGGCGTTCGGCTGGCTGGACCGCGGCTGGCAAGGCGTGGGCGATGTGCCCGACCGCGAGCTGTCGGGTCTGCAGCTGGTGCAGAAGGCGGCGGTGACCGCCGGTGCGCCGCACGTGGACCGGGCGGCGGTGCAGCAACTGCTCGCGCAGCTCGAGTACCCGCTGTGGCACCTCGACTTCGAATCGCTGAACCCGGCCGTGCCGCTGTTCGACGGCACGCGCCCGTTCGAGCAGGTGCCGTTCCAGTTCTCGCTGCATGTGCAGGAAGCGCCCGGCGAGCCTTCATCGCGGCACGTCGAGTTCCTCTCCGACACGCAGGACGATCCGCGGCCGGCGCTGCTGGAGGCGCTGCGGGCCATCGGTCCGCGCGGCACCGTGCTGGCCTTCAACGCCACCTTCGAACAGCAGGTGCTGGCGTCGCTGGGCCGTGCCTATCCGGCCCACACCGCGATGGCCGCCGACCTGGGCGCTCGCCTGCGCGACCTGGCCGACCCGTTCCGCACGTTCGCGGTCTATCATCCGGCCCAGCACGGTTCGTATTCGCTGAAGTCGGTATTGCCCGCGTGGACGGGCAGCGGCTACGAGGACCTGGTGATCGCCGACGGCCAGTCCGCGGGCCGCAGTTGGCTGCGCGCGGTGTACGCCACGGACCTGGCGCCGGGCGAGCGCGAGGCGATCCTCGGCGCCTTGCGCGCCTATTGCGGACGCGACACGGGCGCGATGGTCGAGCTGCTGGAAGTGCTGCGGCGCCTGGCCTGA
- a CDS encoding right-handed parallel beta-helix repeat-containing protein, with product MSARTLLSCLLLTAPLASAAGAAPVAWHVSPAGSDAAAGTVGAPFATIQFAVDIAADGDTVRLASGTYSGAGNAPVAWADKSLVIVSADGDPGSCIVACAGQDGFRFLDTDLSDAHGLRIAGISFADADTAVAVLRTVNGLNPRVWLSLTRCTARNGNVGVASNGGWLVLDDCAFSGNATAGIAGGFTFGLTMSDCIVRDNGVGLMFTQMNPSPHAEVTGCAFVGNGSGIRYWQEGGGMTLRQCRVDSSTTSHGIRTSSDFEGLLLDGCTVNGNAGHGIANSQGSAVIMTGGEACGNGLSGVATDVADAALRLDGVRLAGNGGWGVGRYLRSDGKSGPDDSGAAGPGVRDQGTASGSPDKDPAHDIDIRGCDIVGNLAGGVALTGVFDPLVIEESTIAGNGGAGLQVGSTRAGALCGIARVTVVDNQGDGVEVTAGAWDLTQVLVSHNQGQAVLVSGAGATVSPSCTDLFGNLGGDWTGALLPYLDTAGNVKVDPFYCDLAAGDYTLRDDSPLSPAYSDGCGLIGRHEVACPAPPSLVAPVPRGAESLALASWPNPFNPRATVAFDLPRAAHARLALYDLAGRLVRVLVDEQVNAGRHEAVWDGRDNAGRNAASGVYVARLVSAGAGGSVRMHLIR from the coding sequence ATGTCTGCCCGCACCCTGCTGTCCTGCCTGTTGCTCACGGCGCCGCTCGCTTCTGCGGCCGGGGCCGCGCCGGTGGCCTGGCATGTCAGTCCTGCCGGCAGTGACGCCGCCGCGGGCACTGTCGGCGCGCCGTTCGCGACCATCCAGTTCGCCGTCGATATCGCGGCCGATGGCGACACCGTGCGCCTGGCCAGCGGGACGTACAGTGGCGCCGGCAACGCGCCCGTGGCCTGGGCCGACAAGAGCCTGGTCATCGTCTCGGCGGACGGCGACCCCGGCTCCTGCATCGTCGCCTGCGCCGGGCAGGACGGCTTCCGCTTCCTCGACACCGATCTTTCCGATGCGCACGGGTTGCGCATCGCGGGCATTTCGTTCGCCGACGCCGACACGGCCGTGGCCGTTCTTCGCACGGTCAACGGCCTGAACCCGCGCGTGTGGTTGAGCCTGACCCGGTGCACGGCGCGCAACGGCAACGTGGGCGTGGCGTCGAACGGCGGCTGGCTGGTGCTCGATGACTGCGCCTTCAGCGGCAATGCCACGGCCGGCATCGCGGGCGGCTTCACCTTCGGGCTGACGATGAGCGACTGCATCGTGCGCGACAACGGCGTCGGCCTCATGTTCACGCAGATGAACCCGTCACCCCACGCCGAAGTCACGGGCTGCGCGTTCGTGGGCAACGGCAGCGGCATCCGCTATTGGCAGGAGGGCGGCGGGATGACGCTGCGCCAGTGCCGCGTCGATTCGAGCACCACCAGCCACGGCATCCGCACCTCGAGCGACTTCGAGGGGCTGCTCCTCGACGGCTGCACCGTCAACGGCAATGCCGGGCACGGCATCGCCAATTCGCAGGGTTCTGCCGTGATCATGACCGGCGGCGAGGCGTGCGGCAACGGCCTCAGCGGCGTGGCTACGGACGTCGCCGACGCGGCGCTGCGCCTGGATGGCGTGCGGCTGGCGGGCAACGGCGGTTGGGGTGTGGGGCGCTACCTGCGCAGTGACGGCAAGTCCGGCCCCGACGATTCCGGAGCCGCGGGTCCCGGCGTCAGGGACCAGGGCACGGCCAGCGGCTCGCCCGACAAGGATCCGGCCCACGATATCGACATCCGCGGCTGCGACATCGTCGGCAACCTGGCCGGCGGCGTGGCGTTGACGGGCGTGTTCGATCCGCTGGTCATCGAGGAGTCGACCATCGCCGGCAACGGCGGCGCCGGCCTGCAGGTGGGCAGCACGCGTGCCGGCGCGCTCTGCGGCATCGCGCGGGTGACCGTGGTCGACAACCAGGGCGACGGCGTGGAGGTGACCGCCGGCGCCTGGGATCTCACGCAGGTCCTCGTCTCGCACAACCAGGGCCAGGCCGTGCTCGTGTCCGGGGCGGGCGCCACGGTCTCGCCGTCCTGCACCGACCTGTTCGGCAACCTGGGCGGCGACTGGACGGGCGCACTGCTGCCCTACCTCGACACGGCGGGCAACGTGAAGGTCGACCCGTTCTACTGCGACCTTGCCGCCGGCGACTACACGCTGCGCGACGATTCACCGCTGTCCCCGGCCTACAGCGACGGCTGCGGCCTCATCGGCCGCCATGAAGTGGCCTGTCCCGCGCCGCCTTCGCTGGTGGCGCCGGTGCCGCGCGGCGCCGAGTCGCTGGCCCTGGCCAGCTGGCCGAACCCGTTCAACCCGCGCGCGACGGTTGCCTTCGACCTGCCGCGCGCCGCCCACGCACGCCTGGCGCTGTACGACCTGGCCGGTCGCCTGGTGCGCGTGCTGGTCGATGAACAGGTGAACGCGGGGCGCCACGAGGCCGTCTGGGACGGACGCGACAACGCCGGCCGCAACGCCGCCTCGGGCGTCTATGTGGCGCGCCTGGTCAGCGCGGGGGCCGGCGGGTCGGTGCGGATGCACCTGATTCGCTAG